The Aspergillus luchuensis IFO 4308 DNA, chromosome 7, nearly complete sequence genome has a segment encoding these proteins:
- the PRP4 gene encoding putative serine/threonine protein kinase (Prp4) (COG:T;~EggNog:ENOG410PGRU;~InterPro:IPR017441,IPR008271,IPR044092,IPR000719, IPR011009;~PFAM:PF07714,PF00069;~go_function: GO:0004672 - protein kinase activity [Evidence IEA];~go_function: GO:0004674 - protein serine/threonine kinase activity [Evidence IEA];~go_function: GO:0005524 - ATP binding [Evidence IEA];~go_process: GO:0006468 - protein phosphorylation [Evidence IEA];~go_process: GO:0045292 - mRNA cis splicing, via spliceosome [Evidence IEA]), protein MASRRSRSPSTPSEGEIIESGSETKATTSKLPLNGSIVDRPTRASPASVTRSRSPRHRRSRTRTRSTSRTRSRSPYRDYRGYKRRRDDDYDDYDHDDRRYRHEPPRRVGSRYDDSRYYGRGQPDRRARPSYYDYDREEHYGDGLRYSDESDRRREKRARTRSRSPYREVRKPKQYSGDEWESPRDESTASRNRRRGASIEQSVSERGNTPVVAQGIKQDAETQKPQVQQASATLHAHVDSVNGASENHDEQPPAEPLDEAAQLEARRKRREAIRAKYRGQATPMRLQALHIGESSRDSSTPGADTAASGSAVSEAAPLSAPETPADSPGELFSDFKVGKDADLMNGAPVNGVDKDGPSAADYDPTLDMKAERERHDSRGTNEELSAASYDETQTSRQDILLPDAVQPPPQPKAKDPYDMFAEDDDDDMFAEDTQETTQPTHASAKSAVPQPKELDISMMDNWDDPEGYYNVRLGELINGRYHVQQNLGKGMFSSVVRATDSKTGGLVAIKIIRQNDTMKKAGMKEIGILEQLHEADPEDKKHLIKFERYFDHKGHLCMVFENLSMNLREVLKKFGRDVGLNLRAIRAYAQQIFLGLSLMRKCNILHADLKPDNLLVNEQRNILKVCDLGSASPATENEITPYLVSRFYRAPEIILGIPYDHAIDVWSIGCTLFELYTGKILFTGRNNNQMLRSIMECRGKYPPKLLRRGSLTPMHFDDMLNFLSMEEDKITGRPVTRVLDFKKPTRDLKTRLMGGKETRGMTDSEAKELAQFVDLLDRCLNLNPEKRCTPTEALKHPFLSRPKA, encoded by the exons ATGGCATCCCGCAGGTCGAGGTCTCCATCGACCCCTTCAGAGGGTGAGATCATCGAATCAGGTTCAGAGACGAAGGCAACTACGTCGAAACTTCCTCTTAATGGCAGCATCGTTGACCGTCCCACCAGAGCTAGTCCTGCATCCGTGACGCGGAGCAGATCACCACGCCACCGGAGATCGAGGACCAGGACCAGGTCGACCTCGCGTACGCGGTCCCGTTCTCCCTACCGCGATTACAGAGGCTACAAGCGGCGCCGGGACGATGACTATGATGATTATGACCATGACGACCGGCGATACCGACACGAACCACCCCGACGCGTCGGATCCCGATACGATGACAGCCGGTACTACGGACGAGGTCAGCCCGACCGACGCGCACGGCCTTCCTATTATGACTACGACCGTGAAGAGCACTACGGCGATGGCCTTCGATATAGCGACGAATCTGATCGCCGCAGAGAGAAACGCGCGCGCACGCGGAGCCGGTCGCCGTACCGCGAAGTTCGCAAGCCTAAGCAGTATTCCGGGGATGAGTGGGAGTCTCCGAGAGATGAGAGTACTGCCTCTCGAAATCGCAGGAGGGGGGCTTCTATTGAACAGTCAGTGAGCGAGCGAGGGAACACTCCAGTCGTCGCTCAAGGTATTAAGCAAGATGCTGAAACTCAGAAACCTCAGGTGCAGCAAGCTTCTGCCACCTTACATGCCCATGTTGATAG TGTGAATGGGGCGTCCGAAAATCACGACGAACAACCCCCAGCCGAACCCCTTGACGAAGCAGCCCAGTTAGAGGCCCGTCGCAAACGACGTGAAGCAATCCGGGCTAAATACCGCGGCCAAGCTACCCCGATGCGTTTGCAGGCACTTCACATCGGTGAAAGTAGTAGAGATTCATCCACTCCAGGTGCTGATACTGCCGCATCAGGCAGTGCTGTTTCTG AAGCAGCACCGTTGTCAGCACCTGAGACACCTGCTGATAGTCCAGGGGAGTTGTTCTCTGACTTCAAAGTAGGCAAAGATGCTGATTTAATGAACGGCGCACCGGTAAACGGTGTGGACAAAGATGGTCCGTCTGCAGCAGACTACGACCCTACCTTGGACATGAAagcggagagggagaggcatGATAGTCGTGGTACTAATGAGGAGTTGTCTGCGGCGTCTTATGACGAGACGCAAACCTCCCGACAGGACATCCTGCTCCCCGACGCTGTTCAACCCCCGCCTCAGCCCAAAGCGAAGGATCCTTATGACATGTTcgcagaggatgatgacgatgatatgTTCGCTGAAGACACGCAGGAGACTACGCAGCCAACGCATGCATCGGCTAAGTCGGCAGTCCCGCAGCCCAAAGAGCTCGACATCAGTATGATGGACAACTGGGACGACCCGGAAGGATATTACAATGTCCGGCTGGGTGAGTTGATTAACGGGCGATACCATGTGCAGCAGAATCTAGGCAAAGGCATGTTCTCGTCGGTCGTACGCGCCACGGACTCCAAGACTGGTGGCTTGGTtgccatcaagatcatccgCCAGAATGacacgatgaagaaggcgggCATGAAGGAAATCGGCATCCTGGAGCAGCTCCACGAGGCCGATCCGGAGGACAAGAAGCATCTTATCAAGTTTGAGCGGTACTTTGACCACAAGGGACATCTGTGCATGGTGTTTGAGAACCTGAGCATGAACCTACGGGAGGTCTTGAAGAAATTCGGCCGCGACGTTGGTTTGAACCTGCGAGCCATCCGGGCGTATGCCCAGCAGATATTCCTGGGACTCAGCTTGATGCGGAAGTGCAACATTCTCCATGCGGACCTCAAGCCCGACAACCTGTTGGTCAACGAGCAACGCAACATCCTCAAAGTGTGCGACCTGGGATCGGCATCCCCGGCGACGGAGAACGAGATCACACCGTATCTCGTGAGTCGATTCTATCGGGCGCCCGAGATTATTTTGGGAATCCCGTACGACCACGCTATTGATGTGTGGTCGATCGGCTGCACGTTGTTCGAGCTGTACACGGGCAAGATCCTGTTTACGGggcgcaacaacaaccagatGCTACGATCTATCATGGAATGCCGTGGCAAATATCCGCCGAAGCTGCTGCGGCGAGGGTCGCTGACGCCGATGCACTTCGATGACATGCTTAACTTCTTGAGCATGGAAGAGGATAAGATCACCGGGCGACCAGTCACGCGGGTGCTGGACTTCAAGAAGCCGACGCGGGACTTGAAGACCCGGCTAATGGGAGGCAAGGAGACACGAGGCATGACAGACAGTGAGGCAAAAGAGCTGGCCCAATTTGTGGATCTACTGGACCGATGCTTGAACCTCAATCCGGAGAAGCGGTGCACGCCGACAGAGGCGTTGAAACATCCGTTTCTGTCTCGGCCCAAGGCGTAA
- a CDS encoding uncharacterized protein (COG:S;~EggNog:ENOG410PRX5), giving the protein MWGKMSFHRSRKPVIGKPTLIDKTLDDSVYRSLSPAPGNQSSDTLAHPKSRPAIARNPTDSLLPAQRPDTGRRVASTSHALDIATGDQTHQRSASLSHNYLLNPATFTHDLYRPESASISPPDSPISFGRPPASRDSSRVSPIEDDFTLDSSAGSMENKENTRFASHLPVLRKRANSQADRLQTPKSSRSQTSRWDDLSGELTPSDFSRSGQTTPGSVSFRTEISAKPTSSHSSNIFGWSKDHLNSKRKLSEPRTRLSKTENTLPPGVREPWKGPSGRAPIIAPIQEKPRARSPSRVNMSRSNDRLREAHSTTPDYATCGFVPTVVTTITAGDSKPKASERVKHTTSRDNLRARTPEEPAPSIVSSAEPPRVDFPAPDDWESSLADLKLTTDDAAEQPASRFSATTYEPTETASSVGSARGSIDAASQSTEHVPSIMSRKRPVPSNVAPAKKPTRKPTPAQAAEAEPPKDQLQLTPEEQIQNRIQTLEARRDTLTRRRANVETIIYDLTQVIQPSSVAYDMAARDEVKRTVASLETELAEIKREEHEIGLKLFRAWKKRDDLGYGGGSLWVKRVTS; this is encoded by the exons ATGTGGGGGAAAATGTCTTTCCATCGTTCGCGGAAGCCCGTGATCGGGAAGCCTACACTGATCGACAAGACCCTAGATGATAGTGTCTACCGGTCTCTGTCCCCCGCTCCGGGCAACCAGAGCAGTGACACACTGGCCCATCCCAAGTCTCGTCCCGCAATTGCCCG CAACCCTACGGACTCGCTCCTTCCTGCGCAGCGCCCCGACACGGGTCGACGGGTCGCGTCCACCTCCCATGCCCTGGACATTGCAACTGGTGACCAGACTCACCAGCGTTCCGCTAGCCTATCACATAATTATCTCCTAAACCCAGCTACCTTCACTCACGACCTATATCGACCCGAAAGTGCAAGCATTTCGCCCCCGGATTCCCCCATCTCCTTCGGTCGCCCACCGGCGAGTCGCGACAGCTCGCGTGTGTCACCCATAGAGGACGACTTCACACTCGATTCGAGCGCCGGATCCAtggagaacaaggagaaCACTAGATTTGCTAGCCATTTGCCCGTCTTGCGCAAGCGCGCCAACTCGCAGGCAGACCGGCTACAAACGCCCAAGTCCTCAAGAAGCCAGACATCCAGATGGGACGACTTATCTGGCGAGCTGACGCCCAGCGACTTCAGCAGGTCTGGCCAGACAACTCCCGGCAGCGTTTCGTTTCGCACCGAAATCTCGGCAAAGCCTACCTCATCCCATAGCTCGAATATCTTTGGCTGGAGCAAGGATCATCTGAATTCAAAAAGGAAACTATCGGAGCCACGCACCCGGCTGTCCAAAACTGAGAACACGCTCCCACCTGGCGTGCGCGAGCCCTGGAAGGGTCCTAGTGGACGAGCTCCGATAATAGCCCCCATCCAGGAAAAGCCGAGGGCTAGATCACCATCACGTGTGAACATGTCCCGGAGCAACGATCGACTAAGAGAAGCGCACAGTACGACACCCGATTATGCCACTTGCGGGTTTGTTCCGACTGTTGTGACCACCATTACGGCTGGCGATTCCAAGCCAAAGGCGTCGGAGAGGGTTAAGCACACAACTAGCAGGGATAATCTCCGAGCACGAACCCCGGAGGAACCGGCTCCGAGCATTGTCAGCAGTGCTGAGCCGCCCCGTGTTGATTTCCCCGCACCAGATGACTGGGAGTCATCGTTGGCTGATTTGAAGTTGACAACTGATGACGCGGCCGAACAACCTGCAAGCCGCTTCAGCGCTACTACATATGAACCTACAGAAACCGCCAGCTCCGTTGGAAGTGCACGCGGTAGCATAGATGCCGCATCTCAGTCCACTGAACACGTACCATCAATCATGTCTCGGAAACGACCTGTACCTAGTAACGTTGCGCCAGCAAAAAAGCCCACCAGAAAGCCCACGCCGGCGCAGGCCGCTGAAGCCGAACCGCCCAAGGATCAGTTACAACTTACACCAGAAGAACAGATCCAGAACCGCATCCAGACGTTGGAGGCTCGCAGAGACACCCTGACGCGCCGGAGAGCGAACGTCGAAACAATCATCTATGATTTGACTCAAGTGATCCAGCCGAGCTCCGTTGCCTACGACATGGCAGCCAGGGACGAGGTGAAGCGGACGGTGGCCAGCCTTGAAACAGAACTTGCGGAGATCAAGCGGGAAGAGCACGAAATCGGTCTGAAGCTGTTCAGGGCTTGGAAAAAGCGCGACGATCTTGGGTATGGTGGGGGTAGCTTGTGGGTCAAACGAGTGACTAGTTGA
- a CDS encoding cytochrome b5-like heme/steroid binding domain-containing protein (BUSCO:EOG09264Z3D;~COG:S;~EggNog:ENOG410PP68;~InterPro:IPR036400,IPR001199;~PFAM:PF00173;~TransMembrane:1 (o14-35i)), which produces MSTPDEAVPQPAEVMTIATPINLILLSLFVILVYLQLRPKAPVSLPKGPPPVVFRTFTPTTLLPFNGENDAPVYLAVRGRVFDVTPGKNFYGPGGPYENFAGRDASRGLACQSFDEEMLTKDLKGPLDDLKDLDNEQLENLQSWEERFSEKYLVVGKLVAEGDPEAKNA; this is translated from the exons ATGTCTACCCCAG ACGAAGCTGTCCCGCAGCCCGCCGAAGT CATGACAATCGCCACGcccatcaacctcatcctcctctccctcttcgtcatcctcgtctaCCTCCAACTCCGTCCCAAAGCCCCCGTCAGCCTCCCCAAGGGTCCTCCCCCCGTCGTCTTCCGCACCTTCACCCCAACCACTCTCCTCCCTTTCAACGGCGAGAATGATGCACCCGTCTACCTCGCTGTCCGTGGTCGTGTCTTCGACGTGACTCCCGGCAAGAACTTTTACGGACCG GGCGGTCCCTACGAGAACTTCGCCGGTCGCGATGCATCCCGCGGTCTGGCATGCCAGAGCTTCGACGAGGAAATGCTCACCAAGGATCTGAAGGGTCCGTTGGATGATCTGAAGGATCTGGATAACGAGCAGTTGGAGAATCTGCAGTCGTGGGAGGAGCGCTTCTCTGAGAAGTATTTGGTTGTTGGGAAGTTGGTGGCTGAGGGGGATCCGGAGGCTAAGAATGCTTGA
- the TMA7 gene encoding translation machinery-associated protein 7 (COG:S;~EggNog:ENOG410PSPY;~InterPro:IPR015157;~PFAM:PF09072): MGGQSREGGKVKPLKSAKKDKKELDEDDLAFQAKKRAEEKAKKELMEKAKGKGPLNTGNQGIKKSGKK, translated from the exons ATGGGTGGTCAAAGCAGAGAAG GTGGCAAGGTCAAGCCTCTCAAGTCCgccaagaaggacaagaaggagctggacgaggatgaccTCGCCTTccaggccaagaagagagCTG aggagaaggccaagaaggaacttatggagaaggccaagggcaagggccCCCTGAACACTGGTAACCAGGGCATCAAGAAGTCTGGAAAGAAATAG